Sequence from the Paramisgurnus dabryanus chromosome 3, PD_genome_1.1, whole genome shotgun sequence genome:
AACAGGGTGAATGTCATTTTTAGGCTTTAAAAGCTGTGCTTGAATAATATTCAATGTAATCTTTTACTGGAATTGATGAGCTGTCCTAGCATGTCAACCTGAAACCATGAGATGTACCCACCAGTGTGACCAACTCTTTTTAGAAACGGATCAAAGCCGACCCGTCGTACGGCCTCTGTCCGTGCCATGAAATAGTTGACCACCCCATCCACAAAGTAGCAGCCGTTAAACCCTGGAACTGATTGGTGCTTCCGATTATACATACGTCTGATACAGCCCCCCTCCTCTTCATTACCTTCTTCATACTTCAGGCCGAAataaaactgattatttcccactgaaccaccaacctGGAAAGAAAAAGATGGAATGAAGTCCCATTACAATATCTGAAATAATTGATAATGTGCTATATCGTTTTGATCTTTTTTACCACATCCAGTTCTGGAACTTTCTCCATGATTTCCACAAATTTTTCAATTTTAGTGCTGTTACTGAATACATAATCGTCATCAACCCACAGAAAGTATTTAGTGTCGACCTGTGATAAAGCCAGATTCCTGCCAGCAAACCAGCCCTGAAAAAATTCAGTTTAGTCAGTAAACTGAAAAACTGGAACTTTTAATGGTTTTAAAGACACAATACAGTTTCATACTTTTTAGTTTAAATGTAACTCTGTCATCATTAACTTACCCtcaagttgttttttttaaaccttaataAATGAAgacatttataatataatgttaggaaccaaacagatctggggcaccattcacttctatagtattattttctcctaacctagaagtcaatggtgccctaGATAAGCTTAATTACAAAATTTCTTCAAAATAACTTAATTTGTGTTTAGCAATATAAGTCATTTATACTGTAAATGTTAAacttgagggtgaataaattatgacagaattttcatttttgggtgaactgtacCTTTAAGGAATATGTTTAACATTAttcaagttttaataaacaCTTAGCCTAATTCCTTTCTGAAGAAACATTTACCTGTCCAGGTGGCATTATATAGTGCTCTATATTTTTGCCGGGCACCTTTTCTGTAGTAATGCTGTCGTCTGCAATAATGATCTTGATTTTCGGATAAAACTTTCTGATACTGTCGATAAGAACATTCAACTCCCGATACCTCAGAAAGGTCTTGGTTGTTATAGTTACCTGCGAATTAATATCTAAGAAAGACAAGTCATTAATCAGCGAATGTAAAGACTACAATTGACATTTATTTACAGTTTACTACAGTTTCTTATTACATCATGGTCCAGTTACAATCTTGAAGACGTCACCATTTCAAATGTTTAGTAGtctttaaaagtatattattttattagatTGTAATCCAGTTATGGGGACAATAAGATTTGCAAAAATACTATATTATGGGTGTGACGGTACGTGTATTCGTACCGGACCGTTTCGGTACAGGGCTTTCGGAATGGCCGAATACAATCTTTTGTGTGCATAAAATTAGTTAGAACATTACTTTTGTGCGTTTCCacacgaacatattaagtggcggaagtctccgcgttcagcgcaagtcttctgtcaaacataacataattcggcccgcagaaagatttatatttaggctacttagttgtatattcgtttgattattgatgtaaacgtttatGGGGCCGCTTACGTGTTGCGTCTAAAAGCGCGTGTTAAACACGTGTCAAAGCGCAGTTTTGTTCCttcaaaagtgcgtgagaggttgcgcgtctttcgttgctacgcaaTCATGAGACGCTGTGACAGCGAGAAGAACCGAATgcgatcagatttttcatctgcacctCACGTCCATCATATTATTATCACAATGCGATCAAACACAAAAAATCtgcacatatgtgatgtaaaatATGTTATGCAGACTTTTTGGTATTAGTATAACATTTGAAATTTAGTTAAAGCTTGAATTCACTGCGATTCGTTTTAAATTAaagtatctgccaaatgcatacatttaaatgaGTTATGTTTCTTACCGTTCCCTGGGTCAAACAGAAATGGCACTGAAGGTCTCGAAATTTTTATGGGAAATATGGCCTCGTGGTCCTCAAATGAAAAATGAACTGAGAAGGTAAGAAGAAAATTAAAGTGGTTTATATTAACTAAACCCTCCTTATGcgaattaaatgttaaaaaacataataaaggAAACAAAACtgtagaaaaacaaaacataagcATAGCATTCAATACTTTCTGAAACACCAATCTCACTATTACCCATATCTTTAGCCTTGACACGGTAGACAGTGCTGGTGTAAGTCACTCTGCTCAGCAGATGATTGAGTTTTATTAGGCTTGTGGATGAGATAGTCAAATTACTCTGACCCTGTCCATCCACATGTGCTCCATTCATGACATCCTCCACTGAGAGCACCCCATTCATCACACTTAAAGATACCTGCAGATACAAAAATGTTTAATGAAAATAAGCGGATTCAGAACTGTATGATGTAACTCAAAGGATGATAGCAAAACTGGAGTTGAAGCACACCAATGTAAAACCAAGGTACAGAGCAATAGTGATGGAGGTAAGGGTAAGGACATATCTACTTGTCCCTGTGTCTACCTGCAATGGGAATGCAAAAGACCCTTCACCTTATGTTACGAGAGCCAAAATACTTCAAAACAAACCTCATAGCGTTCTCTTTCTTGTGCATGCAAAGCCAAACCTATAAGAATGGGCAGTTTCACATTGTAAACttgtttgatttcaatcattgatttaaCTGAgtgaatattaaagatatcaaa
This genomic interval carries:
- the LOC135733698 gene encoding beta-1,4 N-acetylgalactosaminyltransferase 1-like; translation: MVNVSDISKRLLAFRKYSFKKRVFSDTSIGLFSSKNQSCSCEGYASTFQNVPKNEQEDLRRRRFEEYRQYRVRRQADMEPLVLAASNSPLQYPIHGFILAPLQKSIIPGLALHAQERERYEVSLSVMNGVLSVEDVMNGAHVDGQGQSNLTISSTSLIKLNHLLSRVTYTSTVYRVKAKDMVHFSFEDHEAIFPIKISRPSVPFLFDPGNDINSQVTITTKTFLRYRELNVLIDSIRKFYPKIKIIIADDSITTEKVPGKNIEHYIMPPGQGWFAGRNLALSQVDTKYFLWVDDDYVFSNSTKIEKFVEIMEKVPELDVVGGSVGNNQFYFGLKYEEGNEEEGGCIRRMYNRKHQSVPGFNGCYFVDGVVNYFMARTEAVRRVGFDPFLKRVGHTEFFIDGLGQLLIASCKGLSVGHQSKKRQAKYNRFRFPGQLEKRNKTAHHYFKNHLKCIKF